The genomic stretch atatttaatgggCAAATACATGCTGTCAATGTAAATATAACTCCTACATGCTCATAAATCAGCTAATTAATGTTCCAAACAGTATCATCAAAGCATTGTATAATATCAAGTAGCAAAAGTAAAAGTCGTATCATATCCAGACCAACACATGTTGAAAACTAAAGGCACTCAATGATCTTAatcctttaccccttagatacgtattttgacgcatttgtagtccttaagaaagttaaatttaattgaagacctttcttacgagatttaagttttaaaagcttcattttcaacccttagatactgatgagcagcaaacagcaaaaaaccagaacaTACTttgagttactcccaggctgttctggttttatgctgtttgcacatagccattttcactttgcttctaagtgggaaagggttaaaataggGTAAATGGAGTATTTTGGTTCTATATTCATCCAGGGCAACAATTCAGTCTCCAATTCGAGCGGGCATCTGGAATTTTAACTCCTGATAGTGACTGGTCATACTGGTAGTCACTTTGACACCGCACATGACCAACCAACACCTACCTGCCAACATGCTGACAACAGACAGCAGTATTTTCTCCACACTCTGTACGGGACTCCACCTCTCGGCACTCGTCTCGTACCCCATTGGATCATCCCCCGGCGCGTGGAGAATGGAGATGCACACACGGCCATCTGGGTAGACTAGGGGGATGTAATAAAAACAGTAATtagattaaccctttcagtgcgggaaccaaattttgaaggtctttgcaaacagtttggatccagatgagacgccacagaacgtggcgtctcatcaggatccaaactgtttgctattctgataatattctttgaaaaaaatcgaagaaaatgctaattttagaaattcagcagacgacatttttcccagcatgcaaagggttaaaagtatTAATGTGAATTAGCCTACTTAGTTGAGCTGCATTCTTAGGAAACTGGGCTAAATGTATGAGCATAAAGTACAAtcctagactagcctgtgcagtttgcactggctaatcagagacaatcctttctgcttaaactgaaaaagaagatacttcctttaaaaaaaatccataaaagcggaaattgtcatccctgattagcctgtgcagaatgtacaggcttatctgggaagacactttgtcccgcttttgggccctttgtcccagcgtcccgatatgagacgatttgtcccgacattcgttgaaaataaaattcgctattcaagctctggtttgctaacacttaccacccataatccctttattgcccccaattaacaatctgattctacttctcgtgtgtaccagagttgtttatgacaccttatcagcgatttatcggctaattattgattttatcaggcattcacaccatggtggtcttcaagatagtggtcgcttattgctatcaatagttgtattataatgaaataaatgttgaaaatgtgtttgcttttgtctttgtttgaaacggtttacaaaacaattgttttgtaaaattaactctacgtcattaatgagtcttttacattcaatgtttagttccaaaatagtgggataatccgaatgtgcaatataccaaaatcgcaacaaacagtccaataagtgatacccatcctgtctagtgtaattgggtgtaattgtaataaaaacgaggtgctatgcatgacagtttgaccctactccaattaagttgttggcagttaaaatgaacacaaagacggtttgcttccaccaaaaacctacctcggaaatgtgtatGGCTGcgcattccgtgtcaagctgatgtaactgttaggtagatagtttactgtaacccatactttcagtgtactggataacctcccctgcgttaatgtttgccattgaaagtaatattatgagtattgttgtcgtaatgttccagattttgtactctaagaAGATGAATTTTATctttgttgtttgctattgtcttatttaataaaactgttattgttatgttttagatttcatgcttcatatcagatgttttatgtcttgaataaaagtatcaagagtttttgttagtactatactgactacagtaaaggtggaatgatggATCgctttaggtgtcctgctttttggtcaaatgtcccgacaattttttatggaaagtcccgctttggacctaaaaaattatggcatgtatgcaaatgcatttagcccaatttcccaaaatgaggctaaataagaaagtattatcaGAAATACCTTACAGAGTTTATAAGGCCTTAATGGAAGGACCTGTGTTGAAATGCGTTCAGCACAGTGGTACTATTGACTCTTAATtggcaaaattaaaaacaataatggCGTAAGACAAATCAACCACAAAAACAGGATGCTGTATTCTAAAAACTCTAATGCCAGAGCTGGAAAAGGTATAAGCATTTATTATTTGGCCTTTAAAAAAGATCTTAATCCCAAAATATGCCAATGCTAAGATCAAAATAATGATTACTTACTTACAAAATCTCTGAGCTCATTTAAAGACTcaataaaggtgaagatccgtaattatttaccgatttttaaatattattttcatattttatttataaaggttatcaaaaaacaatatatatacgctattggacattacaataaaaaaaaagcaatacaacttgctttgagctcaaaataaagtgtcctccaagtcaattgtgtttacaaacaaactgtttatttacatcgctgtttactcgggaaagagaaagtgaaagtgactcaggtcacctaAAAATATatcgatgatttttaacgttttccggtattactcacaaagtaggtctcttctaaatggttaaaacgtttgtagtgaactaataagttactttctgctggtaaaaagttgtttaaaatagaattaaaattgaattttctttcggctatttttagcatatgtcaccgctctgaggtTACACATCACAATactgcaaaaatgtaaacatttcttccaattatgaaacgggtatatctttcATAATTCTtggcaacgttgtacctaagccgTGTTatcagcagtttttatgcaagagtaactgaaatccggtataaatttgaccagttgatatgcataataagtGGTtgtgtcacctttatagagcctttaatcaggggtgtgatttaagaTCAACCTCTGAGGAGATAAATGCCCTACAGAATCCAACTTAAATCTTCATTTGTATAAAGATCCAGTTgatacatatttgtaatattagTTTTACATTGAAAGGTAGAAAATTAGCTTCAAAGAGGAAAAATCATAACcttgtttaataaaacatggtaTGAAATGAGAACTTGTGtcaaactttttatatatgtatcaaCATGACCGTAACCTTGACTCACTACAACAATCACTTACTATTAGGATGGAACAGGTCACATGTAAACTTCATCTTGGGAGGCCCCAGAGGGTAATCAGGGGGGAATGTCAGCCTGGCTGGGAACACTCCACCCTCGAAACATGTGCCCTCTGGACCCCTGTCGGTATATAAGAACattggtctgggaaaactgggattgtccaagatttgcttgtgcagtatgcacaggctaccATAATTACGTTTTTGGAagctctaagttttcggacatcctCTGTTTTagcaaaaaagtattttttttcgtgactcttaatttctGGACGTTCTGGTTTTCATCCATAATAAATGTCTCTTTATTTTCAAACAGTATATTTTACcgcgctattctacagacttAGGGCCAGTTTTTGCTTATCTCGTGTCTGTCACTTCAATCATGgattttacaaccggattaaggtcataaaacctagcagatgcatgcctgagggcaaagGACCATTGCATTCGCATAATTGGGTAATTAACCATGTTTACCGATAGAGAATAATgaattcacccaacagcatttgaaacagtgtctTCCTATTAAGGAATCATCATGTTTTTACTTGTTTGATCTATATCATTTCAGGAAAGAGTTGGAAAAGCTgtaaagttgtatttattttttaagcacaAAAAGAAGAGTTAATaacaagaaaattattgtacattgactTAATGCTTTTATTTCGATATGATtatagttttatctaaattttaggacacgaaaaaaaaataagtgtccAAAACATTAGAGTAATTAGGGTAATCAGGGTAATCAAGATACTTCctgaaaaacaagggctgtttgtaaaacatgcatgcccccccccatatgggctgtcagttgtagtggcagccatattgtgaatacgtttttgtcactgtgaccttgatctttgacctagtgatctgaaaatcaataggggtcatctgccagtcatgatcaatgtacctataaagtttcatgttcctaggcaaaagcattcttgagttatcatccggaaaccattttactgttttaagtaactgtgaccttgacctttgacctagtgacctgaaaatcaataggggtcatctgccagtcatgatcaatgtacctatgaagttttattatCCTAGGCCtgggtggacggaccgaccgacagaccgacatgtgcaaaacaatataccccctcttcttcgaaggggggcataacaagttgatagtacatgtatatataattatttccaaaccagtTTTCGGGCACCgaaaaacaaaaaactggttggctcaaagaagtttcgggacagcgctagccctggtagatgaCCCCatgacaccagtacataatataatcagcaaatgtggtcctttggaagcataaactgcatccaagaacgagtcactgtgaccttgacctttgacctagtgacctcgaaatcaataggggtcatctgccagtcatgatcaatgtacctatgaagtttcatgatcctaggtgtaagcgttcttgagttatcatccggaaaccatctggtggatggacgaaCGAAAgaaccgaccgacctaccgacatgtgcaaaacaataaaccccctcttcttcgaaaagggggcataaaaaagtctaTAAAAGACAAGTGTTgaaacgcacaggctaatctttacGCACATTgctaaagcccagttttcccagatcacAGGTTATCAGTTTTTATACAAATGAACAGTCCAGTGTTACTAAATTAATGGTATAGAAATTAAGTTCAACAAGAGCTTTTTAAAGACAGCGTGCTTACCTATTCTTGCACTGTGCAAGTgacaaagggttaaatacgtatctaagtgttaaagggttaactTACATAATAAGAGCCTCCCACTCAAAGAAGTTCTCTTCGTTTACTGGACCGGCAATGATTCCCTCAGGAGGGTTGAGGGTCAGCTctgaatacaaaaacaaaaactgatCCCCTGCTTCACCAGTTATACAATGCCACTAAATGTTTGTGTATtctttttatatcagtattttaGTACAAATTTACCCTGAGACTTGTTCACACATTGgagtcaaaatataaaaaaacagccAAGTGGTGGCATATAAGATTTTTATCCAAAAGATCATGGCTTCCAATCCAATTAAAAGGCCAAAAAATGATTCCACTTTTTGTCtttaaatcatattattaatttgtgttatttaaaatagttttactacATATATTTGAGGTTGGCATATATGtctataatttttaaataacatttttactgGTTAGACAATAATTAACATTGAAAACTTATCCAtctgaattttttttgtttatcttaaaGGGAATCGTGCTTggcttaaaaaaattaaatacacaaCTATACCTCTGGAAACTATTGCACATATTGCTTGGCCAAGAGTGTTCATTGGatcatttgaatataaaatacgTTATTTCTGGAttctaacaattttatttgaaaattataatattGCCAACCTATTACCAAGTTCTACTTTTCTGTTCTATGCCAACATACAAATGTGTTTGTGAGCTAtcttaaaagaaaacaaaccaaTATAGAGCTATCATAAGCAAATCAACAAACTCAAAAGGTTTAGCTTTATAgttataatacataattataaacaatGCCATAACAATGCCATAACAATGCACTGGGCATGTATTTGCTAACTTGTTTAAATTATCAGTATGTAATATAACTTAATGTTGCCAAACAGTGTTCAACTGGTGTTACTGATATGGTTGATGCCAGACATTTACTGCTGTATTGTTAAGTAAAGATCAGTCACCAGAATACACATAGTAGCGCTAAGGGAGGCTGAATCAAAGTTAAATTCcactaaataattataattgcaGGCATGGATTTACCGGGGGGCACGAGGGGCACGTGCCCCCCCCCAGCCGTTAAAGCCttctttttttcttgtgttttttttttttaacaaagttgGCCAGATGTTCCGATTTACCCGATTTCCGACAGAAGACTTGCCCCTTCCATCCTTACTGCCTACTCTCCACTGGGGGTGACCTGTTGTACGTTAAGACTCGATTATCACCGTCGCAAGAATCTCTTTAGTGCGATATGCTCTCTTTTCGACAGATATTTCAAGCGTCTGTGTAACATTAAGTGTCTGTCATTTACACTAAATAAGCGTCTGGATGATCTTGAACCTTGTTTTGATGTCAAATATACCAATTAACACTGTATTGTCAGATGTAATAAACACAGGAACATCAGATATGGAGACTTTTCTTGCGGTATATAATACAGCGTATCATGGCATTGTCtccataacaagggctgtttgtaaaacatgcatgccccccatatgggctctccgttgtagtgacagccattgtgtgaatatgttttttgtcactgtgaccttgaaataaaatCCAATAAGTATCATGGAATCATTTACTTATTAATACTAAGATGAAATTCTCTATACATTCTGTCTACAATTTATGACActtatgtcaatgacctgtgaaatgtatccaattaatagtgcaaaaaccaatcaggagctatactaatcaattatatccattatatgattgagtctttgattttttggattcctttcacacattttgacttatttgacaatatgtgaaacatgcacacaatttgtaatgttttatttattaattaatggtaatgaaacatgttatttatagcagttaactcccctagtcaatgaccaccatagatagcaatgcaatctgattaaaaatagccagggctagtgttgtgtattgggcaaatgtatacaagtgcaactttaccacatgaccagtatcatgtgtttaccacacacagaagtcagttatgtaatagaccattaattccactcccaaccaagatactgaccagtatcagatggggttgtgaaatggtgtaaacagtgaacaccagtccatgtaatactggcctaccacttgtactagttggtttggagttaatacagttatgcatgtacaaatgcgacattaagctcaaaagttaattatatgtgcactctgaaaactaaccagaggagtgggttgaaatttacaatctttacttggcatttgaggaaatctgaactctcagggtttggatagaacatccccaaattaacttttctttacactgttgttatttttgttcaatacacaaatattaacctaactttacaaatcctgtacagtaaaggaaactaaatctaagttgatattttaatatgcttgatcctatttatgtattaacattgttttatacatacaaactgtgtagctgtttttcaattaacaagcggattaaaaattcattatatttttatgtataatttgaattgacaaaattaaatgcaagatgcgtagcaagaattacatgtttgatttattgtcagtgaaccgtgacattttctcaatgtttcagaccaccagtttgttAAAGCTATCAACatcttggatggtcaagctaaatagaattgacccagcaaatcacaggtgtcctgttgccatatcatattacattggttttttaaatgttaaattctctcgtcatttccataaacatagtatttactggcacaaaaacaaaggcttatacatcattatgaatgaacatgtgtcaaaaattcaatttgtaagtctcttaaCTGGACAGTGTGGAAACAGAAtaaaatatgggctgtccgttgtagtggcagccattgtgtgaatacgttttttgtcactgtgaccttgacctttgacctagtgacctgaaaatcaataggggtcatctgcaagtcacgataaatgtacctatgaagtgtcatgatcctaggcaaaagcgttcttgagttatcatccaaaaatcattttactatttcgggtcaccgtgaccttgacctttgaccttgtgacctcaaaatcaataggggtcatctgcgagtcatgatcaatctacctgtggagtttcattatcctaggcatatgcgttcttgagttatcatccggaaaccattttactatttcgggtcaacgtgaccttgacctttgacctagtgacctcaaaatcaataggggtcatctgcgagtcatgatcaatctacccatgaagtttcatgatcctaggcgtatgcattcttgagttatcatccggaaaccattttactatttcgggtcaccgtgaccttgacctttgacctagtgacctcaaaatcaataggtggtcatctgcgagtcttgatcaatctacccatgaagtttcatgatcctaggcgtatgcattcttgagttatcatccggaaaccattttactatttcgggtcaccatgaccttgacctttgacctagtgacctcaaaatcaataggggtcatctgcaagtcatgatcaatctacccatgaagtttcatgatcctaggcgtatgcgttcttgagttatcatccggaaaccattttactatttcgggtcaccgtgaccttgacctttgacctagtgacctcaaaatcaataggggtcatttgcaagtcatgatcaatctacccatgaagtttcatgatcctaggcgtatgcgttcttgagttatcatccggaaaccattttactatttcgggtcaccgtgaccttgacctttgacctagtgacctcaaaatcaataggggtcatctgcgagtcatgatcaatctacccatgaagtttcatgatcctaggcgtatgcattcttgagtgatcatccggaaaccattttactatttcgggtcaccgtgaccttgacctttgacctagtgacctcaaaatcaataggtggtcatctgcgagtcttgatcaatctacccatgaagtttcatgatcctaggcgtatgcattcttgagttatcatccggaaaccattttactatttcgggtcaccatgaccttgacctttgacctagtgacctcaaaatcaataggggtcatctgcaagtcatgatcaatctacccatgaagattcatgatcctaggcgtatgcgttcttgagtcatcatccggaaaccattttactattttgggtcaccatgaccttgacctttgacctagtgacctcaaaatcaataggggtcatctgcaagtcatgatcaatctacccatgaagtttcatgatcctaggcttatgcattcttgagttatcagccgaaaactattttactatttcgggtcaccgtgaccttgacctttgacctagtgacctcaaaatcaataggggtcatctgagagtcttgatcaatctacccatgaagtttcatgatcctaggcgtatgcattcttgagttatcatccggaaaccatttttactatttcgggtcactgtgaccttgacctttgacctagtgacctcaaaatcaataggggtcatctgcgagtcatgatcaatctacccatgaagtttcatgatcctaggcatatgcattcttgagtaatcatccggaaaccattttactatttcgggtcaccgtgaccttgacctttgacctagtgacctcaaaatcaataggggtcatctgcaagtcatgatcaatctacccataaagtttcatgatcctaggcgtatgcgttcttgagtta from Dreissena polymorpha isolate Duluth1 chromosome 10, UMN_Dpol_1.0, whole genome shotgun sequence encodes the following:
- the LOC127848306 gene encoding ubiquitin-conjugating enzyme E2 G2: MAGSALKRLMAEYKQLTLNPPEGIIAGPVNEENFFEWEALIMGPEGTCFEGGVFPARLTFPPDYPLGPPKMKFTCDLFHPNIYPDGRVCISILHAPGDDPMGYETSAERWSPVQSVEKILLSVVSMLAEPNDESAANVDAAKMWRDERDKFEEMAVKHVRKSLGL